A genome region from Tenebrio molitor chromosome 4, icTenMoli1.1, whole genome shotgun sequence includes the following:
- the LOC138128432 gene encoding uncharacterized protein → MSYHLEKRARMEGGSANEVQRKSTSPKKICNLSIQSFSEIIHVAAFVDKTLFIKAFLEADKVVVALAPRRFGKSTNMDMVKEFLTGNKKLFQDNQLKIWQEQRIFFDKYCQETPVIYVDFKNITGETKDELLQSLKHLIYCAFNEHQYLVKKMDGKYSWSDTKLEVLGCIEEFEKYWKTSENLSRNDVINGLKRLSRCLHVYHNKLVYVLIDEFDSPIMNIIVKQSTSNNDVLDETIDVIGRIMSITFKNNEHLNRGLINACVPVAEQVLSSDANNIQYYQFLRKPRFAPYFGFTDTEVKSLFEKEEFATFNNDQVKKWYNGYKLMYSGDYAIYSCYSVLKYLSTSHEMKKPCFDNYWVDSASITHLKHLFGHYQIRELIEDLIDGEEIEIKAIQKFWKENIIDLLNLVHQELKSIHMSDAHFFLQFLTKNGYLNVLRTSPENQRITIRIPNQEIRTLFQEKCYDVELFSKKHQLLDENIEGYLVALESVLTREDKNVFKEYAKAVSKLFDGAIMPQNEDEFHCILFVLAYNAKFYIVRSELSISRRKSKGRPPHLDLLMILNEAGLIVELKFADQSSAAALSQIRTRQYESSFDNYKNVTKKILMGLHMTKEGKVSLTYTIGDSRPETVTSHDE, encoded by the exons ATGAgttatcatctagaaaaacgAGCAAGAATGGAAGGAGGAAGTGCAAATGAGGTACAAAGAAAg AGCACATCaccaaagaaaatatgtaatttgtcCATACAATCATTTAGTGAAATCATACACGTTGCTGCCTTTGTGGATAAGACGCTATTTATTAAAGCCTTTCTTGAAGCAGATAAAGTGGTAGTAGCTTTGGCGCCTCGCCGCTTTGGGAAATCAACAAACATGGACATGGTGAAAGAATTCCTAACAGGGAACAAAAAACTCTTCCAAGACAATCAGTTAAAAATATGGCAAGAGCAAAGGATTTTTTTTGATAAGTACTGCCAAGAGACTCCTGTCATATACGTGGACTTTAAAAATATCACTGGTGAAACTAAAGATGAACTCCTTCAATCATTAAAGCATCTCATTTACTGTGCATTTAATGAACATCAGTATCTTGTGAAAAAGATGGATGGAAAATATTCTTGGTCAGATACGAAATTGGAGGTTCTGGGCTGTATTGAAGAATTTGAGAAGTATTGGAAAACTTCTGAAAATTTAAGTCGAAATGATGTGATTAATGGATTGAAGCGCTTATCTCGCTGTTTACATGTGTACCATAACAAACTCGTTTATGTATTAATTGATGAATTCGATTCTCCTATCATGAACATCATCGTCAAGCAATCAACTTCAAATAATGATGTTCTGGACGAAACCATCGATGTTATCGGTCGCATCATGTCCATTACGTTCAAAAACAACGAACATCTCAACAGAGGGTTAATAAATGCCTGTGTCCCCGTCGCAGAACAAGTTTTATCTAGCGACGCGAACAACATCCAGTATTATCAGTTTTTGAGAAAACCTAGATTTGCTCCTTATTTTGGATTTACAGATACAGAAGTGAAGAGTCTGTttgaaaaagaagaatttGCTACTTTTAATAATGACCAAGTAAAAAAGTGGTACAATGGttataaattaatgtattcaGGGGACTATGCCATTTATAGCTGttattcagttttaaaatatttgagcACAAGTCACGAAATGAAGAAACCATGCTTTGACAATTACTGGGTTGACTCGGCCAGCATCACTCACCTAAAACATCTGTTTGGACATTATCAGATTCGTGAATTGATTGAAGATCTTATTGATGGAGAAGAGATCGAAATAAAggccattcaaaaattttggaaagaaAACATAATTGACTTACTAAACTTGGTTCATCAAGAACTTAAATCTATACATATGTCAGATGCACATTTTTTCCTCCAATTTTTGACCAAAAATGGATACTTGAATGTTTTACGCACTAGCCCTGAGAATCAAAGAATCACCATTCGGATTCCAAATCAAGAAATTAGGACGTTGTTTCAGGAAAAATGTTATGATGTAGAATTGTTTTCAAAGAAACACCAGCTTTTAGATGAAAATATTGAGGGCTATTTGGTTGCATTAGAATCAGTGCTAACAAGAGaagacaaaaatgtatttaaagaaTATGCAAAGGCTGTCTCTAAATTGTTTGATGGAGCCATAATGCCCCAAAACGAGGACGAATTTCATTGTATTCTCTTTGTTTTGGCATATAATGCTAAATTTTATATAGTTCGCAGTGAACTAAGCATCTCCCGAAGAAAATCTAAAGGAAGACCTCCTCATCTTGATTTGCTTATGATTTTGAATGAAGCTGGCTTGATTgtggaattaaaatttgctgaCCAATCATCAGCGGCCGCTCTTTCTCAAATTAGAACGCGACAGTATGAATCAAGCTTCGACAACtacaaaaatgtcacaaaGAAAATTCTTATGGGTTTGCATATGACTAAAGAAGGGAAAGTTAGTCTGACTTACACTATTGGCGATTCACGTCCAGAAACTGTTACCAGCCATGATGAATAG